Proteins encoded in a region of the Planococcus citri chromosome 1, ihPlaCitr1.1, whole genome shotgun sequence genome:
- the LOC135832218 gene encoding uncharacterized protein LOC135832218: protein MFFQVIFLTIVGAIWAQQYEEERTTYEPEPHPYSFSFVAGRYPGHVDRTRAEYGDGSGIVKGLYTYVDPRQEIRTVEYTADKEGFHATLNIPAAEDTPAVAAAKSRHLKLFNKIAKNNQIYEPQETPSVAEAKRKHAILYEKIAQQHAQLAAELEAARAEAERQELYKKQNETPNGEYPA from the exons ATGTTTTTCCAG gtaatatttttgacGATTGTTGGCGCGATATGGGCTCAACAATACGAGGAGGAAAGAACAACTTATGAGCCTGAACCTCATCCGTATAGTTTCTCTTTCGTTGCTGGAAGATATCCCGGCCATGTAGATAGAACCAGAGCAGAATACGGTGATGGTAGTGGTATTGTAAAAG GTTTATACACGTATGTGGATCCGAGGCAAGAAATCAGAACCGTGGAATATACCGCCGATAAAGAAGGTTTCCACGCTACTTTGAATATACCTGCTGCCGAAGATACGCCTGCCGTAGCAGCTGCCAAATCTCgtcatttgaaattatttaacaAA ATCGCTAAAAACAATCAAATATACGAGCCACAAGAAACACCATCTGTTGCGGAAGCGAAACGTAAGCATGCCatattatatgaaaaaattgctcaacaaCACGCCCAACTTGCAGCTGAATTAGAAGCTGCAAGAGCTGAAGCGGAACGTCAGGAACTTTATAAGAAGCAAAATGAAACTCCAAACGGCGAATATCCAGCCTAG
- the Sep1 gene encoding septin-1 produces the protein MSSESVKSFVSLETPGYVGFANLPNQVHRKSVKKGFEFTLMVVGESGLGKSTLVDSLFDTDIYPERTVPSAAEKTKKTVKVEASTVEIEEKGVKLRLTVVDTPGYGDGIDNSDSFRAIIQYIDDQFERFLRDESGLNRRNITDNRVHCCFYFISPFGHGLKPLDVEFMKQLHNKVNIVPVIAKSDALTKKEVLRLKMKVMEEIEKNNIKIYALPDCDSDEDEVYKEKIRQLKEAVPFAVCGANTLIEVKDRKVRGRVYPWGVVEVENPEHNDFIKLRSMLVTHMQDMQDVTQEVHYENYRSERLAKGAPIPKRTTSLPEYEKTNGTTESISEKDRILKEKEAELKRMQAELEKIQAQIQQKAA, from the exons ATGTCTTCTGAATCGGTTAAAAGC TTTGTCAGCTTGGAAACACCAGGATACGTGGGATTCGCCAATCTTCCGAATCAGGTGCACAGGAAATCAGTCAAGAAAGGGTTCGAATTTACGTTGATGGTTGTAGGCGAATCGGGTTTGGGAAAGTCTACCCTCGTTGACAGTTTATTCGATACCGATATATATCCGGAAAGAACTGTTCCTAGCGCTGCCG aaaaaaccaaaaaaaccgTCAAAGTTGAAGCATCTACGgtggaaattgaagaaaaaggtGTCAAGCTGAGATTGACTGTTGTAGATACCCCAGGCTACGGCGATGGAATTGACAACTCCGATAG TTTTCGTGCCATTATTCAATACATCGATGACCAATTTGAGAGGTTCTTGAGAGATGAAAGCGGATTGAATCGTAGGAATATTACCGATAACAGAGTTCATTGCTGCTTCTATTTTATTTCACCATTTGGCCATGG ACTGAAGCCTCTGGACGTAGAATTCATGAAACAACTTCATAATAAAGTTAATATCGTTCCTGTCATCGCCAAGTCCGATGCTTTAACCAAGAAAGAAGTTTTAAGACTGAAAATGAAA GTCATGGaggagattgaaaaaaataatataaaaatttatgcTTTACCGGACTGCGATAGTGATGAAGATGAAGTTTACAAGGAAAAG ATACGTCAGCTGAAAGAAGCAGTACCGTTTGCCGTTTGTGGTGCTAATACTTTGATCGAAGTGAAAGACAGAAAAGTACGCGGACGTGTTTATCCCTGGGGTGTTGTAGAAGTTGAAAATCCGGAGCATAACGATTTCATCAAGTTACGATCAATGCTAGT CACTCATATGCAAGATATGCAAGACGTTACTCAAGAGGTACATTACGAAAATTATAGATCCGAAAGACTGGCTAAAGGTGCACCTATACCAAAGAGAACAAC TTCGTTACCGGAGTATGAAAAAACCAACGGAACTACCGAATCTATTTCGGAGAAGGATCGTATATTGAAAGAGAAAGAAGCTGAACTGAAACGTATGCAAGCAGAGCTGGAGAAAATACAGGCTCAAATACAACAGAAAGCAgcctaa
- the LOC135832207 gene encoding synaptic vesicle 2-related protein isoform X2: MSQILSAAKRSVSKKSGVNYEDLDAVQDTRRNEAFSEGPDSISHMGQELEMNSVSVVPDDTFTVSQAVNAFGFGKFQAKLSLFTGLCWMADSMEMTILSILSLALHCDWHISRYQQALATTVVFLGMMLSSTFWGFLSDRFGRKQALSLCAVLLFYYGLLSSIAPNYLWVLLLRGLVGFAIGCVPQSVTLYAEFLPSKQRAKCVVLLDWLPESARYHVASGQPDKALETLKKVAAENGKPMLLGRLVVDDTVVTERGCIKDLLIPQLRVTSILLWFIWTGCAFCYYGVVLMTTELFEASETCSKNQGIFKAVDTCSADCRKLNTQDYMDLLWTTLAEFPGIFATILVIEKFGRKKTMALQFVIFAACVCLLFICTKNRIFLTLVLFIARGIIAGVFQAAYVYTPEVYPTQLRAIGVGACSTMARLGAMITPYIAQVLMKSSLVFAMSIYSAVALMAAVCCILLPVETKGKEMKEGLSKK, translated from the exons ATGTCGCAAATTCTATCCGCAGCTAAAAGATCAGTATCGAAGAAGTCCGGCGTGAACTATGAAGATCTAGATGCAGTTCAAGATACTCGAagaaatgaagctttttcagAAGGGCCCGATTCCATTTCGCATATGGGACAAGAGTTAGAAATGAATTCGGTCTCCGTTGTCCCTGATG atACGTTCACAGTATCTCAAGCCGTTAATGCATTCGGATTTGGGAAGTTTCAAGCAAAGCTTTCTTTATTTACTGGATTATGTTGGATGGCTGATAGTAtggaaatgacaattttgagtattttatcCTTAGCTTTACATTGTGATTGGCATATATCTAGATATCAGCAAGCGCTAGCCACGACG gttgtGTTTTTAGGTATGATGTTAAGCTCGACGTTTTGGGGATTTCTGAGTGATCGGTTCGGTCGCAAacaa GCTTTGTCTCTTTGCGctgtattattattttactaTGGTTTACTGAGTTCCATTGCTCCAAATTATTTATGGGTCTTATTGTTACGAGGATTGGTTGGATTTGCAATTGGCTGCGTTCCGCAATC AGTAACTTTGTACGCTGAGTTTTTACCTTCTAAGCAACGGGCTAAATGTGTTGTTCTGCTTGAT tGGTTGCCGGAAAGTGCACGTTATCATGTTGCTAGTGGTCAACCTGACAAAGCTTTAGAGACATTGAAAAAAGTAGCCGCCGAAAATGGTAAACCGATGTTATTGGGGCGATTAGTTGTCGACGATACGGTCGTTACTGAACGAGGCTGTATCAAAGATTTACTCATTCCTCAACTCAGAGTGACTTCTATTTTATTATGGTTTATTTG GACTGGTTGCGCATTTTGTTATTACGGAGTAGTTTTAATGACCACTGAATTATTCGAAGCATCTGAAACGTGTTCTAAAAATCAAGGTATATTTAAAGCTGTCGATACATGTTCCGCTGATTGCCGTAAATTGAACACGCAGGATTATATGGATCTGTTATGGACAACGTTGGCCGAATTTCCCG GAATATTTGCTACGATTTTAGTCATCGAAAAATTTGGCCGTAAAAAAACGATGGCGTTGCAGTTTGTTATATTTGCAGCGTGTGtttgtttattatttatttgCACGAAAAA TCGAATTTTTCTAACGCTTGTTTTATTTATTGCTCGTGGCATAATCGCCGGCGTATTTCAAGCTGCATACGTCTACACTCCAGAA GTATATCCTACTCAGTTGAGAGCCATAGGTGTTGGTGCTTGCAGTACGATGGCAAGATTAGGAGCTATGATTACACCCTACATAGCACAG GTATTGATGAAATCTTCCCTCGTGTTTGCGATGTCAATTTACAGTGCTGTAGCTCTGATGGCAGCTGTTTGTTGTATACTATTGCCAGTGGAAACTAAAGGTAAAGAAATGAAAGAAGGATTGTCAAAGAAATGa
- the LOC135832207 gene encoding synaptic vesicle 2-related protein isoform X1 produces the protein MSQILSAAKRSVSKKSGVNYEDLDAVQDTRRNEAFSEGPDSISHMGQELEMNSVSVVPDDTFTVSQAVNAFGFGKFQAKLSLFTGLCWMADSMEMTILSILSLALHCDWHISRYQQALATTVVFLGMMLSSTFWGFLSDRFGRKQALSLCAVLLFYYGLLSSIAPNYLWVLLLRGLVGFAIGCVPQSVTLYAEFLPSKQRAKCVVLLDCFWAFGACLEVLLALVIMPTLGWRWLLAASTAPLFAFACICPWLPESARYHVASGQPDKALETLKKVAAENGKPMLLGRLVVDDTVVTERGCIKDLLIPQLRVTSILLWFIWTGCAFCYYGVVLMTTELFEASETCSKNQGIFKAVDTCSADCRKLNTQDYMDLLWTTLAEFPGIFATILVIEKFGRKKTMALQFVIFAACVCLLFICTKNRIFLTLVLFIARGIIAGVFQAAYVYTPEVYPTQLRAIGVGACSTMARLGAMITPYIAQVLMKSSLVFAMSIYSAVALMAAVCCILLPVETKGKEMKEGLSKK, from the exons ATGTCGCAAATTCTATCCGCAGCTAAAAGATCAGTATCGAAGAAGTCCGGCGTGAACTATGAAGATCTAGATGCAGTTCAAGATACTCGAagaaatgaagctttttcagAAGGGCCCGATTCCATTTCGCATATGGGACAAGAGTTAGAAATGAATTCGGTCTCCGTTGTCCCTGATG atACGTTCACAGTATCTCAAGCCGTTAATGCATTCGGATTTGGGAAGTTTCAAGCAAAGCTTTCTTTATTTACTGGATTATGTTGGATGGCTGATAGTAtggaaatgacaattttgagtattttatcCTTAGCTTTACATTGTGATTGGCATATATCTAGATATCAGCAAGCGCTAGCCACGACG gttgtGTTTTTAGGTATGATGTTAAGCTCGACGTTTTGGGGATTTCTGAGTGATCGGTTCGGTCGCAAacaa GCTTTGTCTCTTTGCGctgtattattattttactaTGGTTTACTGAGTTCCATTGCTCCAAATTATTTATGGGTCTTATTGTTACGAGGATTGGTTGGATTTGCAATTGGCTGCGTTCCGCAATC AGTAACTTTGTACGCTGAGTTTTTACCTTCTAAGCAACGGGCTAAATGTGTTGTTCTGCTTGAT tgttTCTGGGCTTTTGGCGCGTGTTTAGAAGTATTATTAGCTTTAGTGATCATGCCAACGTTGGGTTGGAGGTGGCTATTAGCTGCATCCACTGCGCCTTTATTTGCATTTGCTTGTATTTGTCCG tGGTTGCCGGAAAGTGCACGTTATCATGTTGCTAGTGGTCAACCTGACAAAGCTTTAGAGACATTGAAAAAAGTAGCCGCCGAAAATGGTAAACCGATGTTATTGGGGCGATTAGTTGTCGACGATACGGTCGTTACTGAACGAGGCTGTATCAAAGATTTACTCATTCCTCAACTCAGAGTGACTTCTATTTTATTATGGTTTATTTG GACTGGTTGCGCATTTTGTTATTACGGAGTAGTTTTAATGACCACTGAATTATTCGAAGCATCTGAAACGTGTTCTAAAAATCAAGGTATATTTAAAGCTGTCGATACATGTTCCGCTGATTGCCGTAAATTGAACACGCAGGATTATATGGATCTGTTATGGACAACGTTGGCCGAATTTCCCG GAATATTTGCTACGATTTTAGTCATCGAAAAATTTGGCCGTAAAAAAACGATGGCGTTGCAGTTTGTTATATTTGCAGCGTGTGtttgtttattatttatttgCACGAAAAA TCGAATTTTTCTAACGCTTGTTTTATTTATTGCTCGTGGCATAATCGCCGGCGTATTTCAAGCTGCATACGTCTACACTCCAGAA GTATATCCTACTCAGTTGAGAGCCATAGGTGTTGGTGCTTGCAGTACGATGGCAAGATTAGGAGCTATGATTACACCCTACATAGCACAG GTATTGATGAAATCTTCCCTCGTGTTTGCGATGTCAATTTACAGTGCTGTAGCTCTGATGGCAGCTGTTTGTTGTATACTATTGCCAGTGGAAACTAAAGGTAAAGAAATGAAAGAAGGATTGTCAAAGAAATGa
- the LOC135832220 gene encoding telomerase RNA component interacting RNase-like: MSSRRRRRSPSSSSEDSNDVTGSENNKVTNVFRNDGSFLEMFKKMQKASQSTDNTSIAVSVARTPSTNVSKDTTDKEIQPKEDTKPKPVPMVGRRRCIKPLPVGKVRKLKADDEEEKKPPVTDAWAKYLEEVKKYKETYCDSEAKNRSLVK; this comes from the coding sequence ATGtcttctcgtcgtcgtcgtcgatcaCCTTCCTCATCATCTGAAGATTCCAACGATGTGACAGGAAGTGAAAATAACAAAGTCACCAATGTATTCCGCAACGATGGCAGCTTTCTGGAAATGTTTAAGAAAATGCAAAAAGCATCACAGTCTACGGATAACACATCTATCGCAGTATCTGTTGCTCGAACTCCATCTACTAACGTCTCTAAGGACACTACAGATAAAGAAATACAACCTAAAGAAGATACGAAACCTAAACCAGTTCCAATGGTTGGTAGAAGAAGGTGTATTAAACCTTTGCCCGTTGGCAAAGTTAGAAAACTCAAAGCAGATgacgaagaagagaaaaaaccaCCAGTCACGGATGCTTGGGCTAAATATTtagaagaagtgaaaaaatataaagaaacaTACTGCGATAGTGAAGCTAAAAATCGATCTCTAGTGAAATAA